The DNA segment CAGGATACCTCTAAAATGAGAAAGTTATTTACCCCACATTCAAGTTACGACCAGAAGCTATTTTTTGGCATAAGATGTTACTTTTAAGAACATGCCAGAAAAGTTGTACACTTTATAAAAATGCTAACATTAACATCGAGACCCAATTCCTGCTATTCAATTTTATACCATCATATTTTGGTATATTCCAGATTCTTTTAACAAATGGCAAGCCAGGGAGACtggaaggggcaggtgatgggcaaTCAGTGCACCTTGAGCAGGCACTACAGAAACCTGCAGGTTAAAATTGGCTTTACCAATCTATTATACCAGAGATCTGTCAGAGTCAGTGAGATGTCAACTGGGAGCGTGGGGGAAGGTATGAAGGGTTTTTCTTGTTCAGTTTGACGCCTCTTAATTCTATGACCTGAGCAGTCCAAGAATATGGGCTGATACACACCAAGTTTCATCCAGCTGTCCACTCTGAAATAAAGGGGAGAAAGAAAAGCTTTTCTTAAAGCATGCACCAGGGGCTTGGAACCTACAGAATCAGACCGGGGAAGCATACAACGGTGCTGGCAATCACAAGCTTATCCTAGGGCAGGGACCAGCaaaccccagcatgggtgccaaaagtggcacgagctgatttttattggcatgcaaggcaggtactcagcctggccccacccgcagccctgcagctgggaacttgctcaaagccatgctgcctgtggactaaaaaaaggccagctaatgctaccaaccaccacctaaatggtaaagctctgcatcttaattagtGAAGCTGTGATAAGTGTGATTATGAGTAAGACAAATATTTATTCAAATACTTTAATTTCTGAAATTTCTAATGCCTTCTCTCTCTCCTACTTTAGGTACTTATGGCCCTCATCACTATAGTATCCATGTGCCTTACAGCCATAACTGAAATTTATTCTAACACAACCCCTGGAAAGTAGGGAAGAACTATTGGagatagggaactgaggcagaggacatggtaagtgatttgcccaaagttGCACATTATGTCTGTGACTGAATAAGTCCTAGTTCATGTCCTATCTTTAAACTCCTAATTTTAGTACATATGAAATTTATCTGACGTCAATGACCACAAGAATAGCAACACTTGCGGATACCCTTTTTGTATTCATTTTTACTTGTTCCTCAATTTTTTATACCATTTTAGAAAATCCTGATTAAACCCATGTGTGTTTAAACTGGCTTTGAATAGCTAATGAAATCAATAGTCAATAGCTCGTTTTAATCCCATCTCTGCCACCGATGAGCCAAATCACCACTATGGCCTTAGAAAAGTTATTTAATCTCTATGTATCAAATGCTGGCGGTAGAATGTGAACAACACTGGTCCTTCTCACAAAGGTGAGAAGGATTCAGTTTTGTATAATACACTGATCAAAAACACTATGAATTCTGAAGTTACATGTCACTACTTTTCAGAAGCTTTAAAACGTTAGCTGGAAATCAAGATTAAAAGTAGGCATTGCCATTTATTCCTCAACTAAAATTACTGGTACAACCTATTCCCAAGGCCAGTGCTCTGCAACTGGTGTGCTGCAAAGTAgcacttagtgtgcctcagagctgtgcaccagggtgcCACCTGCcgctctgtgcacatgccccactgcatggtgggagaagcacatggcagcagtggctcatggggtggggggtggactcTGGTGAGTTGATGGCATTGAGTTaagtgaggaggggaggggcctggctcttgGAGGGGATTAggtttatatatacatatattggGTGTGGCGTGAAATCAtcatgagtgctgaagtgtgccacgaggtgataaaggttgctaaGCACTGCCTCAGGCTAAGAGaaccagaatatttttaaatcaaaagaaaCAAGTGGGAAATCACAGCAAGAGAAAAGTGTGCATTTTATTCTTGATAGAATATTCTCTTCACTGTGGTCAATACAATAGGTTATGAGTCAATACAGAAAAGTAACGTATCTCTGGCATTATACAGTCAAACATATATCAATATTTTGACTAGTACAATACGAATGTTTTATAACATAAACATCACTTCTAATCCATTATTTCATATCCAGATGTTTCCTGTACATCTGCAGTTGTCTCAGAATTCATGAGCTATAGTATCTTAGCAACCTCTCATCCGTTGGTTTCAGGATTTTCTTTTCACTCATGTTTACCACCCAACCTGGAGCAAGACCAAAGAAAATTTGTCTAGGGTCCTTCCGTGTGCTTAGCATTTGGAATAGTTCATCTTTGCTTATGTCTGGCAAAACATAACCGTATTTCTTGGCGAGAATAAGCCTGGCTTCTGGCATCTTTGAAGGATCTGCTAGATATCCACGATTCCTGGCATCTGTGTAGTAGCGGACCAGATCTTCAGGTGGAAGCATTCGCTTGGGAATAGGCTGGCCACGTAGAAAAAAAGGTACAGGCTTGCACAAAATCTCTGTGTGCAatcaaaggaaagaaagaatgaaTTAGGGATCATAGTTCATAAACAAGCTGCTAAAGCATTAGATGATTTCTCCTCTCCTCAAAGATTATTCATCTGCCACAAACTCAGATGACAGCAAAATTAGCTACAAATCTCTCTGTATTTTCTTCTTCTGGCATACTAGTCATGATTGCATTTAAACAAATTCAACTAAATGAGTCAAAAAGATTGCTCTCAGTCGGGTTTAATACAGTAAATCGTACAACAAGGTTGGGCAAGATACAGACTCAAGCTAAGCAGAAACCACAGGCTTCACTGCAACTCTGTAAAGCAGAAATACCTATTTCATTGAGTGATCCCATGCGCTTCAAAAATGTTAGTTTCCTAATAAAATGATTTTCAGAAAAATCCAAACTAAATCATTTccacaatttaaaaaacatttcaaacCCATCTTTTGCTTTaaactctctctccctgccccaacacacacacacacacccacccacccacacccattTTCCTAGACCAGGAGTGATACGTTTACATGAAAGGCACTTACATGATTTTAGGACATGTGGTGGATAATGTTCCCTGGCAGCTTGGGCAGCTACTCAGGACAGAGTCAAATGCCATCCAAATGATTGGCAAAGCCACCCAGCATAagatgtttctactggtggtgcgcgcgcgcacgcgcacacacacacacacgcgcgcgcgcgcgccttggtgtacataaaatttattttgcacatggatggaaaaatgagaggAACACTGAAGGGGAGGGGAGTAATGTAAGCCCACTTTTGCATTTTGTTGTAATTTTTCATGAAAGGGTCCATGCATTTCAACTTTCATTATCAATTTCCCTCCACATCTAAATATGCATACAATGCTCAGATTTAGTATTAAAAAAACACCTACAGAACTCAGCGAGTTTAACATGGGCCTCCCTGCCTCCACAGCTAAACGCAACTTTACATCCCAAATCTGTAACGATACAAATCTCCCAACTGCTCATATgtagttttttttctccccaaaaaaTAATTTACATGATATCAGTGACTAGGTAGGAGATATAAGCTAGCAgtaaataatggaaaaaaaaaacctgagtgagtcctgcttttgaaagagcataagTTCCTTGCAGATCTCTATTAGACTGCACTAATTTAACAGAGCTCCTCCTAgagcttcacaaagaacaaaattaatttttttcaacaCTGTCTACATTTAGGATTTAGATTTTATATATCCAAACACTACCACACCaaagaaaagaagaggaggaaTTTTTACCCAAACTCCTTGGATCATAGAAGGCTGTTGTAACAACACCACCATTTTTTTCAACTGCAGCAATGGCTAGCTCAGATGCCATCTGTACTTCAATATTTACTTTTGCTGAAAAGATATCTGCACCCTGCAAATTAGCGTGGCAAGATTAGTGAAACAAACTGAATATTTTGGTAGCCATGTTTACTCATTtctacaaaatataaaaatatgatATACAAAAACTAAGTTGTCACAATTCCACAGTATCCCATTACATAATTTCCTAATTTTGATTTTcttccaagtttaaaaaaaagtttcttgcAAATCATAACACCCTGTCCATCTTTTCATGAATACACAGTGCCCCCTAGTGGATTTATCATTACAAATTTAatcacaattttatttgttaacaAGTCCACCATTTAGAAAAGTCATGCTTCCAGGAGAGAAGAAGGAGGGACAGGAtgaagcaaaaccaaaaataaaaaactaaaaaGGTAGGATTCACATGACCAGCAGAATAATATATTTCGTGTGTACCTGCTCTACTAGTTGGACACCATAATCCCTTTTGAGTGGTTGTATTGTTACACCTCTGGCATTGGTGAGCTGAGTTAAATCAATTGGTTGAGTGGGGTTCACTCTACCCAGGTCAATAAGGTATTGCAGCTTTTGGAGACTGAGAGGGTGATACTGGCGCCTGAGGCTGGAGAAAAGGCAAAGAGGAGCAAAGATTTAGAATTTCAAAATACAAAGCTGACATTCAGTATAGCTTAGCAGAGTAAAAGAAGCTTCAAGGCTTAAGAGACAAATGGACAACACTTTTTTTCTCTTTACAGCCCTTTCCTAAAAGTTCCAagtagttttgtttaaaaatagttctgtacttaagtacattttaCGACCCCTTTTATGAAATAGGAAGTCAATACTATTACTGGCTGTCAGTGGGTTCAATTCACATCAAAGTACCAGCCCTTGCAGCTGGTCAGCTTAAAATGCAAAAGATTCTCTGGGTTTGAAGGGAGAGGCTGAATGTTACTCTGAAGAGGAAATCAAAGTTTAAATTCTCTTTGGCAAATCAGAGCAACCACGACCTTGCATATAGCTAACTCAGTCACCTGACTCCATGACATCCAAGCATACGCAAAGAATCCTCAGTATTCCACTGCTGCAGGAACTCTTTCTGGGCTAAGTCCACTTGACAATTTTATTTAATTGCTTTTCCAGGGTGCTGATAATAAGCCAGCACCTCACATATTAATGATTTATCCCTCATACTGCCCTGCAAGGTAGGGAAACAATGAGTAAATATCCACTCCTCATATGGTTGGGCACTGGGGAGCCCAGTTAAATGAACTGATTGAGTGGGATCCACTATACACAAATCAATAAAATAACAGTAACCAAGAAGTAAGACAAAATGTTTAATAGGCTTAGCTTTACTTGTCTCTGCTATTCGGTGAGTTGTATAATTCGTCAGATACTTGAAAGGATATACTTAAAAGATCTAGGAAGTCACTGAAAATATTCAAGATTTTGGCTATTTAATCAATCATAGTTGAAACTTAGATTTCTAATAAtcaaatgaaaacagaaaattgAATATTACaattaaacaaagcaaaatatttacAACTAGCAAATTTACCAgacattgcttgggtccttaactcaattatttaaataaaaaaagtatgttttactaaaattgtatttttcaaaaaaaattaatttttatttcagatttctttaaaaaaaagacaaatttaaatacatttaatttttataaaatgAGAATTCTATCAAGtatatttcttttctttgtctCCTTGAATCCTTACTATTCGCTATGTTTTcataaaaaagagctaaatacgCCGTTTGCtacattttcttcttgttttcaaaccGTAAGCACTGATTTTGCTGTGTCAAAACAGACCACAACTCCAAATTCCTATGTTttaatctcttttctgtaaggagTATTAAGAAGCAATCCTATGTCAGGTTCATCCTAATTTTCTAGCTCaacttggttcagtctctttcaacattcactcagtgaTTTGGTGATTATTACTCTTCTGTTTGCACACCCCACTTTCCTGACATGATGAAACATTTACAttactttaagttatgataaaaagAAGCTGTACACTCTGTTTGGTGGCCCAAGCTCTTACCACTTAGGAAGAGCTCTTGATCCAACAGACagtctctaaaatatacagtagatacaCAAATTTTATTCCTGTAATCTGCAGGAGGTATAgaagcacaaatatttttcaaTATGGCTAAAAGGCAGTGTCTTTTGCTTACAGGAATTGCATAGATTTATCAAGCCCTGGAAGTATTTTCACTTGTTTAATACATGGAGGGTGAGACAGAGAAAGGAAGAATTTGGTATATTTAACCAGTTGTCAGtagcatttaaccagttaaaaTTTTTCACTTAGGGCTTGCTGTCCAGTTTCACTGTGGCTGTGGGAGCCCACCTTATGGCCCGTCAGCCCTCCACAGCTGGGGTTGTTCTGGCACAGCTGGCTACCACAGTTCACAGGCATGGGCTAGTTAATGGTTAGCATACTGGCAAGCCTCATGCTTACCAGCTAACATCCTTAGAAAGGACACTATAAATACGAGATAGTCATACAAAATTTCAATGTATGGACAGTAAGTATATTGCCCACTAGCACAAACATTTTGCTTGTTTGGCCTTTGTTATGTAAGAAATAATTGGAAAGACATTTTACAATAGTTTGGGCTTGGGTTTAGGCAAATATCAACATTTACAGAAGACCACAAAATACCTTTTTGTTAGAGGATATTCAAAGAGGAGTTAAGTGTATTTTAACTACAAGACACAAAGAGACTACCTGTATTTTGGTAAACATTATATTTCTGAGTACAGGTTACGTTTCCTGGAACAGCTGTAGAGTTACAAGGACAGGCTCTTTTACCACACTGCTAATTTACTTCTCCATTGTCTTAttacagcaaaccctcaatttaatggactaatagggaaGAAAGGTGTGTCCATAaatgccgaaagtccattatCTCCGAATGGTTAtgctgtatgatgatgcactgaccttgcCAGCCCACCACTCTCTCCTGTCCTCTGCACATCTCTTCcttttcccccctcctgccccattcttcccccacatctccctctcccaattaccaagagagaagctgaatgctggcctggcttcttccacctcctgcagctcccagtattgtggctcctccagcccccagctccgagctgcccaggggaaggtagagcatggccgcCCCGCCTGCCAGCAGGcggcagcctctgacaccatggctgctgctcagcaccactcTGAACAGCGGTGGCTGGGCACCAACATGCTCCACGCACagagggcggggggaggagagCTCATGGGGCCCACTgcaggccccctccctccccagctcctctggctccagccacACCGGCAACAGCTCTGGTGAGCGTCTGGCATTTATTGAGGGAGGACGGGgcgggctggcagacagcatctgttatttctgaaatCCATTATATCGGCATTCGTTacatcaagggtttactgtactgtgaaGCTTCTGTCCCTCCAGAAGTTTTGATCATTTTTTCATTAGAAAGGCAAACTCCCAATTCTTACATTTTTCAGTGTTCCTTGTTTTGGATTGCTGATTCAGGACATCACTGTCTAACCACCTCTGGAAAGTGCTGCTCATCCACCTTTCATGGTAAGGTGAGCTAGTGGGGAGGCAGTAACAgtactcatccctcgctatatgagcgcaattggttcctaactttttgctcacaggcaaaaacttgtaagagggacactaaattcctattaaaatgtgtaacagtctctgatttgttccaagtgttcagagtggcagcagatggtgctgcttttgaaaggtaagtgaacctggggttgtggggggggtgaAAGGCTGGGGTTCAGGCttctgcaggttgggtctgtgaggccagcagggagggggctggggggttaaGTCTGTGACACTTTTTGTCTGAGGGGCCAGCggggttaggctgcagcagtTCAAGTGCATGAGgctgccggggggggcagggttaaGTTGCAGCAGTTCAGGTCTGTGGGGCGGTGTCAGActgtggcaggttggagccctggggcgggggcaagtctcatattagcagggggagttcactcatccagtgagCAAAAGGTCAGTATGTGTCccccttgtttaagcgagtacttgtaaataaaaaattgacatgatcttctccctgaggcagctgcaggagaaatgcagggagaagaggaagccactctatgtcaccttcattgacctgaccaaaactttcaactcggtcagtagggatggactgtttaaattgctccacaagacaggctgttcaccacagctactcaagatgatccagtctttccacaaagacacaagaggaaccatccaatatgacagcacatcattgtatgccttcagcatcaggaatggcgccaaacaaggatgcatccttgctccaacattgttcaggatcttcttcgcactcctcttGAAGCAtacctttggatcctcaacagagggcatctttttgcacacaagatctgacgggaaactgtttaatcttgcaaggttgaaggctaagtctaaggtgtgggaagtgctcattagagacatggtGTTAGacaacgctgctgtagtgtcacactcagaaggccagcttcaaaaactgctggatcagttatCCAAAGCGTGCAAGAACTTCGGGCTTACCAttagcctagagaagacaaacgtacttggtcaggacattgctgaacctccatcaatcagcactgacagtTACACGCTAGAAGTCATCCATGAGCTGaacttacctcgggtccatcatccctgttgctggagtctgagctaaaaaggaggattggaaaagcagccacaactctgtccagacttcGCAAgaagtgtggaacaacaacaagctgtatactcacacTAAAATGcacgtctacagagcctgcatcctcagtaccCTCCTCTACgacagcgagtcttggaccttgtatgcccaccaggaaaagaggctgaatgtcttccacttgcactgcctcaggctcattcttgggatatcatggaaggacagagtgcccaataacaacgccgtcctcgagcaagctggaattccaaccctgcataccctcctcaggcagtggcggctctgctggcttgaccatgtccacaggatgaatgatggaaggatttcaCAAGGCatgctgtatggtgagctagcctctggcaaaagacctcccggacacccccaattgtgctacaaagacgtctgtaagagggacctcaaggaggtagacatcgacccagatagttgggaagagctggcagatgatcgcagcagctggaagcaggaactacacaagggtcttcagaagggcgagatgaagatcagacagctggcagaggagaagcgagcccgtagaaaggacagcaagaacctgccagacacccactacctatgcagcagatgtagcaaagactgtcactctcgtgtgggcctccacagtcacagtcaatgctgcaaatgacaatcttaaatggacTTACGAACGGTGCGATCCataatctatgcagactgaaggatgccttggccgtaaatgaagtactcgtttaacacgAGATGAGTGTATTTGAATGAAGATTAAGAAAGCAACTTGCTTAGAACAAGGTTTCATAACACTAACCACATATTAAATTCACTTAATTTAGCATATACACAGAAAATCTTTGACTTGCATGACTCCCATTTCTTGAAGCCTGATGGAGACATCTCTCTTTGTTAAACGCTTAATGAAGTATAACTTTAACGAGGGTACTTAACAGGTACTCAGGAACGACAACAACAAACTGATACTAGATAAGATTCAGCAGTCAGCGTATGGTGTGATAAGCAGGCGGCTATGGCTGCTGCGCTCCTCTCcttcgtctttttttttttttaaactatatacagtaaacttctAAGAACAACTTTCTAACACAGTTTTAAAGAGCAAAGAACTAACGAGTAGCAACAAGTAACTGATTTATCGTTCTAGGCGTTGGAGCCGAAGAGAAGTTCGTCTGCAGCCACTGagggttgagaggaactggcacaGACCGGATTGCACACAAGACCAAAAGCACGTGAAGGACCAGTGTGCATCTGGGCATGCGCAATCCGACGAggtacagcttggaaatctccaatctgcagcgctggggtgagcccaacacctactgagGAGCACCCCCAGGGACCACTCGAAGTACTAGTGATGGACCCAAACAGTGCAAGTACTAAATCAAACAAGAAATGAAGACTGGATCCAGTGCATTTTGCCATTAAGGAAGTTTGCAAGAATACAGACAGTCAGAAGAGTGCAGAAGTAGACAAGGAAATGGGCTTTGAACACTGCTAAGGATGAGTAAAAAAGAATAgtgcaaaaaag comes from the Carettochelys insculpta isolate YL-2023 chromosome 2, ASM3395843v1, whole genome shotgun sequence genome and includes:
- the MRPL15 gene encoding large ribosomal subunit protein uL15m, with the protein product MAGASRGRSGAKALELVRTLPRVSLVNLRPNPGAKKLEKRRGRGSYWGRKCGRGHKGERQRGTRPRLGFEGGQTPFYLIIPKYGYNEGHSLRRQYHPLSLQKLQYLIDLGRVNPTQPIDLTQLTNARGVTIQPLKRDYGVQLVEQGADIFSAKVNIEVQMASELAIAAVEKNGGVVTTAFYDPRSLEILCKPVPFFLRGQPIPKRMLPPEDLVRYYTDARNRGYLADPSKMPEARLILAKKYGYVLPDISKDELFQMLSTRKDPRQIFFGLAPGWVVNMSEKKILKPTDERLLRYYSS